GCCAGCGGCGGGCCGTTGGTCGGCCTACGACTGGTGGATGAATGCGATGCCGCAACCGGCGAAGTACTGCAACGCGGGGGCGGCCTGATCGTCTGTGGTGATCGGCTCGGCTGGGTGCAGGGTCGGACGGCGGACATAGGCATTTCGGTACAGCAACTGCGCGAGCAGGCCGAGCAGGCTCAGGGTGATGCCTGGACCTTGGCCGGATTGTTCGATTTTGAGACCTCGCTGGCCTATGCCGATGAGCGGGGCCGTTATCGGGTGGCGTTGTCCACGGCACCAGCACGGGTGGGACAGGAATTCTCCCTGGAAGGATTCGAACTGTTAGAGCCCGGCTACGTCTGCCAGCACCTGCAACGCTCGGATAATCGCACGGTGGTGCGAACCTTCATCATCGACACGCTGGAGCCAGATTGGCGGGCGAATCTCACCACGCCGAGCAGCGCAGAGGCACAGATCTGGTTTGTCGCAGAAAATGAGACCCTGTCACGTTACCTGGAGGTATTGAGCTAGCAGCCAGTCAGAATTCAGAGAGCAGTGGGGCATTTCACTCTGACATGGGTGATATGCCCCATTTTTCGCACGATACCTCAGCTTTTATTTACTTTTATATCAATGCGTTACGTGTTGGCAACAAACTTGCTCATGGGTCTGGCTTTCTTTTTAACCAGCTCATAAAACCAACAGTAACAGTCACGATGAAATTCAAATTAAATCCGCTCGCGATTCTGATTGCCGCCGCCCCATTGACGGCGTTTGCCGCAACCGAACTGCCGCCGGTTGAGGTCACCTCGACCAAAGCGGCGACCGTACCTGCCGGGGCCCAAGAACTCACCTCGGAACAAATCAAGGCTGCCCGGGCCGCGACCAGCGATTCGGCCCGTCTGTTGGCCGATTTCCCCGGTGTGAACCTATTCAGCGCGGGCGGTGTGTCTGCCCTGCCGATCATTCATGGTCTTGCCGATGATCGCCTGCGCACGCAGGTCGATGGCATGGATTTGATCGCCGCCTGCCCCAATCATATGAATTCGCCGCTGTCGTACATCGATCCGACCAATGTCGGTCGGGTGCGTGTGTATAGCGGCGTGGTGCCGGTTTCCGTCGGCGGGGACAGCATCGGCGGCACGATTGCAGTCGACTCGCCCGCGCCCGTCTTCGCTCAGCCCGGCGAAGGCACGATCACCCAAGGTGAAATCGGCGGGTTTTACCGCAGCAATGGCAGCGCCTATGGCGGCAATCTGGCCGCGACGCTGGCCACGCGCAATTTCAGCCTGAGCTATCGGGGTTCGAAGGCACAATCCGACAACTACAAGGCAGGCGGCGATTTCAAGCCGGGGGGCCTGTCTTCCGCCGATCCGAAGGATATTTCCACCGGAATCAGCCACTGGCTTGAAGGCGACACGGTCGGCTCTTCGGCCTACAAATCGCAGAATCACGAACTGAGCGCCGCCTATCAAAACGATGCGGGCACGCAGATGGTCGAACTGGGTGTCGGCATCCAGCGTATTCCCTACGAGAACTATCCCAATCAGCGCATGGACATGACGCAGAACAACAGCACGCAGTTCAACCTGCATTACAAGGGGCTGTACGACTGGGGCACGCTGGACGCCCGCGCCTATAATCAGCACGTGCGTCATGAAATGGACTTTAACGACGACCGCCAGTTCTGGTACATGACCGCGGCGGGCATGCCGATGAACACCGAAGGTAAGAACACCGGCGCCAAGCTGCAAGCCAATATCGATCTCACAACGCGAGACGTTTTGAAGCTCGGCGCGGAATTGCAGAAATACCGCCTGGATGACTGGTGGCCACCATCCGGCACGGGCGGCATGTCACCCGGCACGTTCTGGAACATCAACGACGGCCAGCGCGACCGCTTCGACCTGTTTGCCGAATGGGACGCGCACTGGACGCCGCAATGGATGACGCAGATTGGCGTGCGCAGCGATACCGTCCGCATGAATGCAGGCCCGGTTTCCGGTTACAGCACCCAGATGGGCGTCACCAGCCAGAGTATGACAAGCTATGGGATGACGGCCAAGGATGCCGCCACCTTCAATGCCAGCGACCGCGAAAAAACCGATCACAACCTCAACTTCAGCGCGCTGGCTCGCTACACGCCGGATGCGACCCAATCCTACGAATTCGGCTTTGCGCGTCAGGCCCGCTCGCCGAATCTGTACGAGCGCTACAGTTGGTCGACCTGGCCGATGGCTGCGATCATGAATAACTTTGTCGGCGACGGTAACGGCTATGTCGGCGACATCAACCTCAAGCCGGAAAAAGCCAACACGATCAGCGCCACCGCCGATTGGCACGACGCAACCGGCCAGCAATGGGGCGTGAAAGTCACGCCGTACTATTCCTATATTCAGGATTACATCGACGCCCAGTGCCTGCCCGGCACAGTATGCAAAACAGGCCAGTTCAACGTGCTGCAATACGTAAATCAGAATGCACGCATCTATGGTGCGGACTGGTCCGGTCATTACCTGCTGGCCGAAACACAGAACTTCGGGCGTTTCACTACTACAGGCATGGTCAGCTACACGCACGGCAGGAACACCACCACCGACGACAGCCTGTATAACGTGATGCCATTGAATGCCAAACTGGCACTGGTGCAGAACATCG
This region of Halothiobacillus neapolitanus c2 genomic DNA includes:
- a CDS encoding TonB-dependent receptor, encoding MKFKLNPLAILIAAAPLTAFAATELPPVEVTSTKAATVPAGAQELTSEQIKAARAATSDSARLLADFPGVNLFSAGGVSALPIIHGLADDRLRTQVDGMDLIAACPNHMNSPLSYIDPTNVGRVRVYSGVVPVSVGGDSIGGTIAVDSPAPVFAQPGEGTITQGEIGGFYRSNGSAYGGNLAATLATRNFSLSYRGSKAQSDNYKAGGDFKPGGLSSADPKDISTGISHWLEGDTVGSSAYKSQNHELSAAYQNDAGTQMVELGVGIQRIPYENYPNQRMDMTQNNSTQFNLHYKGLYDWGTLDARAYNQHVRHEMDFNDDRQFWYMTAAGMPMNTEGKNTGAKLQANIDLTTRDVLKLGAELQKYRLDDWWPPSGTGGMSPGTFWNINDGQRDRFDLFAEWDAHWTPQWMTQIGVRSDTVRMNAGPVSGYSTQMGVTSQSMTSYGMTAKDAATFNASDREKTDHNLNFSALARYTPDATQSYEFGFARQARSPNLYERYSWSTWPMAAIMNNFVGDGNGYVGDINLKPEKANTISATADWHDATGQQWGVKVTPYYSYIQDYIDAQCLPGTVCKTGQFNVLQYVNQNARIYGADWSGHYLLAETQNFGRFTTTGMVSYTHGRNTTTDDSLYNVMPLNAKLALVQNIGTWQNTVETVLVAAKTDVSSVRSEQETGGFALVNLRTSYTWNKLRIDVGIDNLFNRYYALPQGGVYVGQGKTMSINGVPFGVPVPGPGRSIYTSLNYSF